The Ranitomeya imitator isolate aRanImi1 chromosome 8, aRanImi1.pri, whole genome shotgun sequence genome window below encodes:
- the LOC138647688 gene encoding 6-phosphofructo-2-kinase/fructose-2,6-bisphosphatase 4-like isoform X1 — translation MADCPRELTQNPLKKIWVPYNNGRPVQHTAQRRVCMTNCPTLIVMVGLPARGKTYISKKLTRYLNWIGVPTKEFNVGQYRRDLVKSFRSFEFFLPDNEEGQKMRKQCALLALNDVKKYLADEGGHVAVFDATNTTRERRETILKFADQHGFKTFFVESVCVDPEVIAENIVQVKLGSPDYLNCTNEEATDDFMKRIECYKNSYQPLDENYDKELSYIKIMDVGRRYLVNRVLDHIQSRIVYYLMNIHVTPRSIYMCRHGESELNVNGRIGGDSGLSRRGKEFAKCLAEYIHEQNIHDLKVWTSQMKRTIQTAEALDVPYEQWKTLNEIDAGVCEEMRYEEIQESYPLEFALRDQDKYRYRYPKGESYEDLVQRLEPVIMELERQENVLVICHQAVMRCLLAYFLDKTADRLPYLKCPLHSVLKLTPIAYGCKVETISLNVEAVNTHRDKPENVDISRPSEAALITVPDHRGPSNER, via the exons ATGGCGGACTGTCCCCGGGAGCTCACACAGAACCCTCTGAAGAAGATCTGGGTGCCGTATAACAATGGCCGTCCCGTGCAGCACACCGCGCAGAGGAGAG tatgCATGACCAATTGCCCTACTCTTATTGTTATGGTGGGTCTCCCTGCCCGAGGCAAGACTTATATCTCCAAGAAATTGACTCGCTATCTCAACTGGATCGGAGTTCCAACCAAAG AGTTTAATGTCGGGCAGTACCGCAGGGATCTTGTCAAGTCTTTCAGGTCATTTGAGTTTTTCCTTCCAGATAATGAAGAAGGCCAGAAAATGCGGAA ACAATGTGCCTTACTGGCTTTAAACGATGTGAAGAAATATCTGGCAGACGAAGGTGGACATGTAGCC GTTTTTGATGCGACAAACACAACTCGGGAGCGACGGGAAACGATCCTTAAATTTGCTGATCAGCACGGCTTCAAA ACTTTCTTTGTGGAATCTGTGTGCGTGGATCCAGAAGTTATAGCTGAAAACATTGTG CAAGTGAAGTTGGGCAGCCCGGACTATTTGAACTGCACCAACGAGGAGGCCACGGATGATTTCATGAAGAGGATAGAGTGCTACAAGAATTCCTATCAGCCGCTGGATGAGAACTATGACAA ggagctgTCCTACATTAAAATTATGGACGTTGGCCGCAGATATTTAGTTAATCGTGTCTTGGATCATATCCAGAGCCGGATTGTCTACTACCTCATGAATATTCATGTGACCCCACGATCCATCTATATGTGCCGGCACGGGGAGAGCGAACTGAATGTCAACGGACGTATTGGAGGGGACTCTGGCCTGTCTCGCCGAGGGAAGGAG TTTGCCAAGTGCTTGGCAGAGTACATCCATGAACAAAACATCCATGATCTGAAAGTGTGGACGAGTCAGATGAAGAGGACGATTCAGACGGCGGAAGCCCTGGACGTCCCGTACGAGCAGTGGAAGACCCTGAATGAGATCGATGCT GGCGTGTGTGAAGAGATGCGTTACGAAGAAATTCAGGAATCGTATCCTCTGGAGTTTGCCCTGCGAGACCAAGATAAATACAGATACCGTTATCCAAAAGGAGAG TCCTACGAGGACTTGGTGCAACGGCTGGAACCGGTCATCATGGAGCTGGAGCGGCAGGAGAACGTGCTGGTGATCTGCCACCAAGCCGTCATGCGCTGCCTGCTGGCCTACTTCTTGGACAAGACTGCAG ATCGGCTGCCTTACCTCAAGTGCCCCCTTCACTCCGTCCTGAAGCTGACGCCCATAGCTTACG
- the LOC138647688 gene encoding 6-phosphofructo-2-kinase/fructose-2,6-bisphosphatase 4-like isoform X2, producing the protein MADCPRELTQNPLKKIWVPYNNGRPVQHTAQRRVCMTNCPTLIVMVGLPARGKTYISKKLTRYLNWIGVPTKEFNVGQYRRDLVKSFRSFEFFLPDNEEGQKMRKQCALLALNDVKKYLADEGGHVAVFDATNTTRERRETILKFADQHGFKTFFVESVCVDPEVIAENIVQVKLGSPDYLNCTNEEATDDFMKRIECYKNSYQPLDENYDKELSYIKIMDVGRRYLVNRVLDHIQSRIVYYLMNIHVTPRSIYMCRHGESELNVNGRIGGDSGLSRRGKEFAKCLAEYIHEQNIHDLKVWTSQMKRTIQTAEALDVPYEQWKTLNEIDAGVCEEMRYEEIQESYPLEFALRDQDKYRYRYPKGESYEDLVQRLEPVIMELERQENVLVICHQAVMRCLLAYFLDKTADRLPYLKCPLHSVLKLTPIAYGCKVETISLNVEAVNTHRDKPENVDVDRSSEAALQTVPNHL; encoded by the exons ATGGCGGACTGTCCCCGGGAGCTCACACAGAACCCTCTGAAGAAGATCTGGGTGCCGTATAACAATGGCCGTCCCGTGCAGCACACCGCGCAGAGGAGAG tatgCATGACCAATTGCCCTACTCTTATTGTTATGGTGGGTCTCCCTGCCCGAGGCAAGACTTATATCTCCAAGAAATTGACTCGCTATCTCAACTGGATCGGAGTTCCAACCAAAG AGTTTAATGTCGGGCAGTACCGCAGGGATCTTGTCAAGTCTTTCAGGTCATTTGAGTTTTTCCTTCCAGATAATGAAGAAGGCCAGAAAATGCGGAA ACAATGTGCCTTACTGGCTTTAAACGATGTGAAGAAATATCTGGCAGACGAAGGTGGACATGTAGCC GTTTTTGATGCGACAAACACAACTCGGGAGCGACGGGAAACGATCCTTAAATTTGCTGATCAGCACGGCTTCAAA ACTTTCTTTGTGGAATCTGTGTGCGTGGATCCAGAAGTTATAGCTGAAAACATTGTG CAAGTGAAGTTGGGCAGCCCGGACTATTTGAACTGCACCAACGAGGAGGCCACGGATGATTTCATGAAGAGGATAGAGTGCTACAAGAATTCCTATCAGCCGCTGGATGAGAACTATGACAA ggagctgTCCTACATTAAAATTATGGACGTTGGCCGCAGATATTTAGTTAATCGTGTCTTGGATCATATCCAGAGCCGGATTGTCTACTACCTCATGAATATTCATGTGACCCCACGATCCATCTATATGTGCCGGCACGGGGAGAGCGAACTGAATGTCAACGGACGTATTGGAGGGGACTCTGGCCTGTCTCGCCGAGGGAAGGAG TTTGCCAAGTGCTTGGCAGAGTACATCCATGAACAAAACATCCATGATCTGAAAGTGTGGACGAGTCAGATGAAGAGGACGATTCAGACGGCGGAAGCCCTGGACGTCCCGTACGAGCAGTGGAAGACCCTGAATGAGATCGATGCT GGCGTGTGTGAAGAGATGCGTTACGAAGAAATTCAGGAATCGTATCCTCTGGAGTTTGCCCTGCGAGACCAAGATAAATACAGATACCGTTATCCAAAAGGAGAG TCCTACGAGGACTTGGTGCAACGGCTGGAACCGGTCATCATGGAGCTGGAGCGGCAGGAGAACGTGCTGGTGATCTGCCACCAAGCCGTCATGCGCTGCCTGCTGGCCTACTTCTTGGACAAGACTGCAG ATCGGCTGCCTTACCTCAAGTGCCCCCTTCACTCCGTCCTGAAGCTGACGCCCATAGCTTACG